In one Plasmodium reichenowi strain SY57 chromosome 7, whole genome shotgun sequence genomic region, the following are encoded:
- a CDS encoding cation transporting ATPase, putative, whose protein sequence is MRSKYNILIYKKKKKHLRLDVLLFFVYLIFLNLILQNKKFEAQRKDYEYIEILKNKNVNEETFVHVKRFEPTSSDLGSIGKEDVLEENNYNVKSINNIERRNDNMNVVNNEGVYNKYIKENEEIIGDNEKKEKREKTFENNDFKNEKSFKPIIVGKYNLIYIFYSIEFICLLLFIFLHFLLFLLSQWNIKINLFISYKSLYSKNKEKYLYNLKNFCTHVYIEPCIIKSEEGIGIYDKNRYNMDCNFYKPKSELIELKKVDNDIYFFYKQKKYIFNYKTFIFESLKHFDTFNLSFYMNWKGLLDYPKGEDINKMDMYNNRMMRDINESVTCNNIESVIKKLDILYISHSDKKGNLNIDEKVDDVNFNRNDFIAKEKNVHNIYDMNKKYMINIKYRGKTNKGNNNFIDILKNDNMCEKDIKKNDIFGDYDKDVMDDGDDLHDNNVDRNVIYRNKERLDKMSNKKKVHTIENSIDNDVRRNDHVNNNSYNFYYKKSSFEIPYDIFVHNNVEKYGENIYDIPCPCFKELLYESMLSPFFIFQFFSIVLWMLDSYWYFGIFSIFILIILESQLINKRIREFNMINGMKVDPQDVYVYRNLRWNVMKSNKLLPGDIYILTNDMTATDNNICTCETLLIDGTCITDESILTGESVPLIKSCIDKSVINKHNNNNNNSYNNNSYNNNSYNNNNSYNNNGYNNNGYNNNGYNNNGCNNNSYNNNAYNNNSYSNNSYSNNSYSNTFIGDDNVERLNYKNCENNKNEFIKKKECDYERSNFCNSLFSNRLDIKNKHKKHIVYAGTNILMTKNENNKFNGKKLPVNGCLGIVLRSGFSTYQGKLVRTIINTSEKVNSSSIDSIIFLMILLLFSICSSGYVVYSVLKTNEERNLYKLLLSVSHIITAVIPPEFPITLSLAVTISIVYLYNMKIYCTEPFRLPFSGKTNICAFDKTGTLTEDNMIVLGLFGLDGNLKRINEINESIINKQKIPFFSLSVIAGCHSICTLNNKLLGDPLEKNSFLKLKCVMKSLNHTYVYTNNNNKINNNNNINNNNNNIVDKKFEKKNEKKIKNQSLENFQIVKRFFFSSELQRMTCIILHEGSQHDWYGDEYETDTCDSDEQNEEEYKNTKQHVLHNNGHEIYKSTPYKESAEMLRKLKRKNNNEYDTQSDDDADQNYDLPNNDIHHNDICYKQTEKQKKKKKKIKNILFVKKKKETNDKVVKQYLVVSKGSPEIMKRFLKKVPEHYDEVLNSLSIKGYRVLCLAVNVLDNNMYKENISREEVEKDLYFCGFLTFICPIKVTTPNYILHIKNAGIKNIMITGDNALTACQVSQDVNIIPNVTCKEILILKLNEVISYDILEEKRTNVIHMMTIHNNHRCDTHESEDVCKNNMNSVVKDLRYDNGILKNEDIKDCIEFLTCLKNKETSVILKNHVENLIRIIEVNYNKCSNILYFMNRENKKILPFIHNIDYIKVCSEIFSLCITGDIIDYFLEVYKNNLHIFNELIRGVHIFCRMSPKNKEIIIKTLNKIGYITIMCGDGTNDMAALKAAHVGVSLLSIKISYKNRDGNKRSVLNDDRKSLLNNNNNNMYGDGRVKSVYDNLRASYSEARNIINNNSNNLGGINFRRSYEQMKLYNEKKKELDKMLQSLDDSLPLIKLGEASIASPFTYKGNDIKCVKEIISCGRCALSKVIMMYKLMIINSLITAFSVSILTLDGVKLSDAQTTIISLLYTCLIVLISKTSPLKNITNYSPPNSLFNFSVIISLLSQIIIHFSILIYGWKLACAYREINYIPDIKGDFIPNLVNTCIYYLIYCINLSIFSCNYEGLPFMVPIHKNKEIVYIFAVNFFFLFVLVMDIFPFLNYFFSLVSFPNIRFKFFFFFLMLVDIFLPYLVTNLFKSLRFYIFHKYQINI, encoded by the coding sequence atgagaagtaaatataatattctaatttacaagaaaaaaaagaagcACCTAAGATTGGATGTATTGCtcttttttgtttatcttatatttttgaatttaattttacaaaataagAAATTTGAAGCCCAACGAAAAgattatgaatatattgaaattttgaaaaataaaaatgtgaATGAGGAAACATTTGTTCATGTAAAAAGATTTGAACCCACTTCTTCTGATTTGGGTAGTATAGGAAAAGAGGACGTTttagaagaaaataattataatgttaaaagtattaataatattgaacgtagaaatgataatatgaatgtAGTTAATAATGAAGGggtatataataaatatataaaagagAATGAAGAGATTATTGgtgataatgaaaaaaaagaaaaaagggaaaaaacTTTTGAGAATAATGATTTTAAGAATGAGAAATCATTTAAACCTATAATAGtaggaaaatataatttaatatacatattttatagtatagaatttatatgtttattgttgtttatatttttacattttttactttttcttttatcacaatggaatataaaaataaatttgtttatatcatataaatcattatataGTAAGAATAAGGAAaagtatttatataatttaaagaATTTCTGTACACACGTGTATATTGAACCGtgtattataaaaagtGAAGAAGGCATTGgtatatatgataaaaatagaTATAATATGGATTGTAACTTTTATAAACCTAAATCCGAATTAatagaattaaaaaaggttgataatgatatatatttcttttataaacagaagaaatatatttttaattataagacatttatatttgaatCACTTAAACATTTTGATACTTTCAACTTGtctttttatatgaattgGAAAGGATTATTAGATTATCCTAAAGGGGaggatataaataaaatggatatgtataataatagaatGATGAGGGATATAAACGAAAGCGTGacatgtaataatatagagagtgtaataaagaaattagatattttatatatatcacatAGTGATAAGAAAGGGAATTTAAATATAGATGAGAAGGTAGATGATGTAAATTTTAATCGTAATGATTTTATTGCCAAAGAGAAGAatgtacataatatatatgatatgaataaaaaatatatgataaatataaaatatcgaggtaaaacaaataaaggaaataataattttatagatatattaaagaatGATAATATGTGTGAAAAGGATATTAAGAAGAATGATATATTTGGAGATTATGATAAGGATGTAATGGATGATGGGGATGATTTACATGACAATAATGTAGATAGAAATGTTATTTATAGGAATAAAGAAAGATTAGATAAAATgagtaataaaaaaaaagtacaTACCATAGAAAATAGTATAGATAATGATGTTAGAAGGAATGATCATGTTAATAAcaattcatataatttttattataagaaGAGTTCTTTTGAAATAccatatgatatatttgtaCATAATAATGTTGAAAAGTATGgtgaaaatatatatgatatacCTTGTCCCTGttttaaagaattattatacGAATCTATGTTGTCTcccttttttatatttcaattttttaGTATAGTATTATGGATGTTAGATAGTTATTGGTACTTTGGTATTTTctctatatttattttaataattttggAATCTCAGCTAATTAACAAACGTATACGAGAATTTAATATGATAAATGGAATGAAGGTGGATCCTCAGGATGTGTATGTGTATCGTAATTTACGATGGAATGTTATGAAATCAAATAAGTTATTACCTggtgatatatatatattaacaaatGATATGACTGCGAcagataataatatatgtacatgCGAAACGTTATTAATTGATGGAACCTGTATAACAGATGAATCTATATTGACAGGAGAATCTGTTCCTTTAATAAAGTCATGTATAGATAAAAgtgtaataaataaacacaacaacaataataataatagttataataataatagttataataataatagttataataataataatagttataataataatggttataataataatggttataataataatggttataataataatggttgtaataataatagttataataataatgcttataataataatagttatagtaataatagttatagtaataatagttATAGTAATACATTTATTGGAGATGATAATGTCGAAAGgttaaattataaaaattgtgaaaataataaaaatgaatttataaaaaaaaaagaatgtGATTATGAGAGAAGTAATTTTTgtaattctttatttagTAATAGACttgatataaaaaataaacataagAAACATATCGTATATGCAggaacaaatatattaatgactaaaaatgaaaataataaatttaatgGTAAGAAGTTACCAGTGAATGGTTGTTTAGGTATAGTTTTAAGAAGTGGATTTTCTACATATCAAGGTAAATTAGTACGTActataataaatacatcTGAGAAAGTAAATTCATCAAGTATTGATTCTATAATTTTCCttatgatattattattattttctatatgtTCAAGTGGATATGTTGTATATAGTGtattaaaaacaaatgaagaaagaaacttatataaattattattatccgTATCACATATTATAACAGCTGTTATACCTCCAGAATTTCCCATAACTCTTTCGCTAGCAGTAACTATATctattgtatatttatacaatatGAAGATTTATTGTACTGAGCCTTTTAGATTACCTTTTTCGGGAAAGACCAATATATGTGCTTTTGACAAAACAGGAACATTAACAGAAGATAATATGATAGTCTTAGGTTTATTTGGATTAGATGGTAATTTAAAACgaataaatgaaattaatgaatccataataaataaacagaaaataccttttttttctttatctgTAATAGCTGGTTGTCATTCTATATGTACATTAAATAACAAATTATTAGGTGATCctttagaaaaaaattcttttctaaaattaaaatgtgTGATGAAAAGTTTGAACcatacatatgtatatacaaataataataataaaattaacaataataataatattaacaataataataataatattgtggataaaaaatttgaaaaaaagaatgagaaaaaaataaaaaatcaaTCCTTAGAAAATTTCCAAATCGTCAAAAGATTCTTTTTTTCGTCAGAGTTACAAAGAATGACATGCATTATATTGCATGAGGGTTCTCAACACGATTGGTATGGGGACGAATACGAAACGGATACTTGTGATTCGGACgaacaaaatgaagaagagtataaaaatacaaaacAGCATGTATTACATAATAATGGACATGAGATCTATAAGTCTACTCCTTATAAAGAAAGTGCTGAGATGTtaagaaaattaaaaagaaaaaataataatgaatatgatACTCAAAGTGATGATGATGCTGATCAGAATTATGATCTACCtaataatgatatacaTCATAACGATATTTGTTATAAGCAGACGGAGAAgcaaaagaaaaagaaaaagaaaattaaaaatattctttttgttaaaaaaaagaaagaaacTAACGATAAAGTTGTAAAACAATATTTAGTTGTAAGCAAAGGTTCTCCTGAAATAATGAAAAggtttttaaaaaaagtacCAGAACATTATGATGAGGTATTAAATAGTTTATCCATAAAAGGATATCGTGTTTTATGTTTAGCTGTAAATGTTTtggataataatatgtataaagaaaatatttcaaGGGAAGAGGTTGAAAaagatttatatttttgcGGTTTCTTAACATTTATATGTCCCATAAAAGTTACTACACctaattatatattacatataaaaaatgcgggaattaagaatataatgataacaGGAGATAATGCTTTGACAGCTTGTCAGGTTTCTCAAGatgttaatattatacCTAATGTAACATGTAAAGAAATTTTAATTCTTAAATTGAATGAGGTAATATCATATGACATCttagaagaaaaaagaacaaaCGTGATACATATGATGACGattcataataatcataGATGTGATACGCATGAGAGTGAGGATGTgtgtaaaaataatatgaattcTGTTGTAAAGGATTTAAGATATGATAATGGAATTTTAAAGAATGAAGACATTAAAGATTGCATTGAATTTTTAAcatgtttaaaaaataaagaaacGAGTGTTATATTAAAGAACCATGTAGAGAATCTCATAAGAATAATAGAAgttaattataataagtgtagtaatatattatattttatgaatagagaaaacaagaaaatattaccatttattcataatatagACTATATTAAGGTATGTAGTGAAATATTTTCGTTGTGTATAACAGGAGATATAATTGATTATTTCTTGGAAgtgtataaaaataatttacatatatttaatgagCTTATAAGAGGTGtgcatatattttgtaGGATGTCTCcgaaaaataaagaaataataattaaaacGTTAAATAAGATTGGttatattactattatgTGTGGTGATGGGACAAACGACATGGCTGCTTTGAAGGCAGCGCATGTAGGTGTATCTTTATtaagtataaaaataagttataaaaatagaGATGGGAACAAAAGAAGTGTGTTAAATGATGATAGAAAGAGTTTgttgaataataataataataatatgtatggTGATGGACGTGTAAAAAGTgtatatgataatttaaGAGCTTCTTATTCAGAAGcaagaaatataataaataataatagtaataatttaGGAGGTATAAATTTTAGACGGTCCTATGAACAGatgaaattatataatgagaaaaagaaagaatTAGATAAGATGTTACAATCATTGGATGATTCTTTACCATTAATAAAGTTAGGTGAAGCAAGTATAGCATCTCcatttacatataaagggaatgatataaaatgtGTAAAAGAGATAATATCATGTGGTAGATGTGCGTTATCTAAAGTAATTATGATGTATAaattaatgataataaattcTTTAATTACAGCATTTTCTGTATCCATATTAACGTTAGATGGTGTTAAATTAAGTGATGCTCAAACAActattatatcattattatatacatgttTAATTGTTTTAATATCAAAGACTTCTCCTTTAAAAAACATTACGAATTATTCTCCTCCgaattcattatttaattttagtgttatcatatcattattatcgcaaattataattcatttctctatattaatttatgGTTGGAAATTAGCTTGTGCATATCGAgaaattaattatataccAGATATCAAAGGAGATTTTATACCAAATTTAGTAAATACATGTAtctattatttaatttattgtATTAATTTATCCATTTTTTCTTGTAATTATGAAGGTCTACCATTCATGGTACctattcataaaaataaagaaattgtttatatttttgcagtcaattttttttttctctttgTTTTAGTTATGGATATATTCCCTTTCCTAAATTACTTTT